The following are from one region of the Ignavibacteriota bacterium genome:
- a CDS encoding 6-phosphofructokinase: MSIAPKKLAILVSGGPAPGINSVIGAATIRAEVEGIEVLGIKDGFKWIMEGDTSHVKELTIHNVSRIHFRGGSYIGISRANPTKNEQHLENTVTSLLRLDVDKLITIGGDDTAFSALKVNEMAAGRIKVVHVPKTIDNDLDLPHGIPTFGFQTARHIGVEIVKSIMVDAQTTSRWYFIVTMGRKAGHLALGIGKATGATITLIPEEFPGEKISLNHVVDVLVGSIIKRMSYGRSDGVAILAEGIVERLKIEDLDQLVDIERDAHDNIRIAEINFGEILKSKVQQKLKEFGIKITVVAKNIGYELRCADPIPFDMEYTRDLGFSASQFILDGGSGAMISIQNGRFVPLYFSDILDPTTKRTRVRMVDPSSESFYIARKYMLRLNKTDFEDPHELAKLAATAHISIDEFKKRFYYLIENDLMYKHLEEGTISFLTADSNVAFKTLSTPRQNGDAIE, translated from the coding sequence ATGTCAATTGCACCTAAGAAATTAGCAATACTTGTTAGTGGTGGTCCTGCACCCGGAATTAATAGTGTAATCGGTGCTGCAACGATCAGAGCAGAAGTGGAAGGTATTGAGGTACTCGGAATAAAAGATGGATTTAAGTGGATAATGGAAGGGGACACATCTCACGTTAAAGAACTTACAATTCACAATGTAAGCAGGATTCATTTTCGCGGGGGTTCTTACATAGGAATTTCAAGGGCGAATCCTACAAAAAATGAACAGCATTTGGAAAATACAGTTACATCATTGCTTCGTCTTGACGTTGATAAGTTAATAACAATTGGCGGTGATGATACAGCTTTTAGTGCATTGAAAGTTAATGAGATGGCTGCCGGGAGAATTAAAGTAGTGCATGTTCCCAAAACTATTGATAATGATCTTGACCTGCCGCATGGTATTCCAACTTTTGGATTTCAAACTGCAAGACATATTGGTGTTGAAATTGTAAAAAGCATCATGGTTGATGCGCAGACAACTTCCAGATGGTATTTTATAGTTACAATGGGAAGGAAAGCCGGTCATCTTGCACTTGGAATTGGAAAAGCTACAGGAGCTACTATAACACTTATTCCCGAAGAGTTTCCGGGTGAAAAAATTAGTTTGAATCATGTTGTAGATGTTCTCGTTGGTTCAATCATTAAAAGAATGAGTTATGGCAGATCTGATGGTGTTGCAATTCTGGCTGAAGGAATAGTAGAAAGATTGAAAATTGAAGACCTTGATCAGTTAGTTGATATTGAACGAGATGCTCATGATAATATCAGGATCGCAGAAATTAATTTTGGTGAGATACTGAAATCCAAAGTACAACAGAAGCTAAAAGAATTTGGAATCAAAATAACAGTCGTTGCGAAAAATATCGGTTACGAATTACGCTGTGCAGATCCGATTCCTTTCGATATGGAATATACCAGAGATCTTGGTTTCTCTGCCTCACAATTTATTCTGGATGGCGGCAGTGGAGCGATGATCTCAATTCAGAATGGAAGATTTGTTCCACTTTATTTCAGCGATATTCTTGATCCAACTACAAAACGAACCAGAGTAAGGATGGTTGACCCCAGTTCAGAATCATTCTATATCGCGAGAAAGTATATGCTCAGATTAAATAAAACCGATTTTGAAGATCCGCACGAATTAGCAAAACTTGCAGCGACAGCACACATTTCCATTGATGAATTTAAAAAAAGATTTTATTATTTGATTGAAAATGATTTGATGTATAAACATCTTGAGGAGGGAACCATTTCTTTCCTGACGGCTGATAGTAATGTTGCATTTAAAACTCTTTCAACTCCAAGGCAGAACGGCGATGCAATAGAATAA
- a CDS encoding fatty acid hydroxylase, producing MAKNFVSNKDETVRMFKSDFMEFFSRVHYTVPLFVYVPVILAFMYLSFFTYNISILNITVLFIGGVAAWTLAEYLLHRFVFHFKAKSEFGKKIHFIFHGVHHDYPSDSKRLVMPPSVSIPLAVLFFFIFRLIFGPFLMLPFFSGFILGYLFYDITHYAIHHFNMHSKFWLSIKNHHMLHHYQDEYKGYGVSTPFWDLIFGTTFGKKKD from the coding sequence ATGGCTAAAAATTTTGTCTCCAATAAAGATGAAACTGTAAGAATGTTCAAAAGTGATTTCATGGAATTTTTTTCAAGAGTACATTACACAGTTCCATTGTTTGTGTATGTCCCTGTGATTCTGGCTTTTATGTATTTATCTTTTTTCACATATAACATATCGATATTGAATATCACGGTTCTTTTTATTGGTGGAGTTGCTGCGTGGACACTCGCTGAGTATTTATTACACAGATTCGTATTTCATTTCAAGGCTAAAAGTGAATTTGGGAAAAAGATACATTTCATTTTCCACGGAGTTCATCATGATTATCCAAGTGATTCAAAAAGATTAGTAATGCCTCCTTCAGTCAGTATTCCTCTGGCTGTATTATTCTTTTTTATTTTTAGATTGATTTTTGGTCCCTTCCTGATGCTGCCTTTCTTTTCAGGTTTTATTCTTGGCTATTTGTTTTATGACATTACACATTATGCTATTCATCATTTTAATATGCATAGTAAATTCTGGCTTTCAATAAAAAATCACCATATGCTGCATCATTACCAGGATGAATACAAAGGTTATGGCGTTAGTACACCTTTCTGGGATTTGATATTTGGAACAACTTTCGGTAAGAAAAAAGACTGA
- a CDS encoding histidine triad nucleotide-binding protein yields MATIFSKIINREIPAEIVFETDNVLAFKDIKPQAPIHILIIPKIEIPKVTDINGKTHSTLLGEMFDAANKLAKDMGISERGFRLVLNCGNDGGQEVYHLHMHLLGGRHMQWPPG; encoded by the coding sequence GTGGCTACAATTTTTTCTAAAATAATTAATAGAGAGATTCCCGCTGAAATTGTTTTTGAAACTGACAATGTTCTGGCGTTCAAAGATATCAAACCTCAAGCACCGATTCACATTCTGATTATTCCAAAGATAGAAATCCCAAAAGTAACAGATATCAATGGTAAAACACATTCAACTCTACTCGGAGAGATGTTTGATGCAGCAAATAAACTTGCTAAAGATATGGGAATTTCAGAAAGAGGTTTCAGACTTGTGTTGAATTGCGGTAATGATGGTGGTCAGGAAGTTTATCATCTTCATATGCATCTTCTTGGTGGAAGACATATGCAGTGGCCTCCGGGTTGA
- a CDS encoding GIY-YIG nuclease family protein, translated as MKQSWVYILKCSDGSYYTGCTTNLEKRVEEHNFKKYDSYTSIRLPVKLVYSQQFMNIHEAIAAERQIKGWNRRKKEVLIKGNFDLLHNLSECKNETSHKNKSR; from the coding sequence ATGAAACAGAGTTGGGTTTATATATTAAAATGTTCCGATGGAAGTTATTATACAGGATGTACAACTAATCTTGAAAAAAGAGTCGAAGAGCATAACTTCAAAAAGTATGATAGCTATACATCAATCAGATTGCCTGTTAAGTTAGTATATTCTCAACAGTTTATGAACATTCATGAAGCTATTGCAGCTGAAAGACAAATTAAAGGCTGGAATAGACGAAAGAAGGAAGTTTTAATAAAGGGTAATTTCGATTTGTTACATAATCTATCCGAATGTAAAAACGAAACTAGTCATAAAAATAAATCAAGATAG
- a CDS encoding dipeptide epimerase, which produces MKLNYYPYTIRLKDQFAIASGSRVTTPAVMVEIKFEGITGYGEASLPPYLSENQSSVFDFLNKINLESYNDISDINNILNYVESVENGNNAAKASVDIALHDIWAKINNLPLHKLLGIEHKENLFTSFTIGISEPEELERKILAASEYKFLKIKLGSDNDYETITLIRRYTDKPLYVDVNQGWTDKFFALDMINWLSEQNVILIEQPLPKDNFDDAKWLLERSSLPIIADEAVQILSDLKKNKDNYSGVNIKLMKAGGLRNALQMIKLARQLNLKIMLGCMTETSCAITAASHLAPLADWIDLDGAKLISNDLFDGMQIKNGEIDIPADSGLGISKKLT; this is translated from the coding sequence ATGAAACTCAATTACTACCCATATACGATCAGATTAAAAGATCAGTTTGCGATTGCATCAGGTTCAAGAGTTACAACACCAGCAGTGATGGTTGAAATTAAATTTGAAGGGATAACTGGATACGGCGAAGCTTCACTCCCGCCATATCTTTCAGAAAATCAATCAAGTGTTTTTGACTTTCTGAATAAAATTAACTTAGAATCCTATAATGACATATCTGATATCAACAATATTCTGAATTATGTTGAAAGTGTTGAAAATGGTAACAATGCTGCTAAAGCTTCAGTTGATATCGCATTGCATGATATCTGGGCAAAAATAAATAATCTGCCTTTGCATAAACTTCTTGGAATCGAACACAAAGAGAATTTATTCACATCTTTTACCATCGGAATTTCCGAACCTGAAGAATTAGAACGTAAAATTTTAGCTGCTTCAGAATATAAATTTCTGAAGATAAAATTAGGATCTGATAATGATTACGAAACGATAACTTTAATAAGAAGATATACTGATAAGCCATTGTATGTTGATGTGAACCAGGGATGGACTGATAAATTTTTTGCTCTTGATATGATTAACTGGTTAAGTGAACAAAATGTTATTCTGATTGAACAGCCATTACCAAAAGATAATTTTGATGATGCAAAGTGGCTGCTTGAAAGATCTTCTCTTCCAATAATTGCTGATGAAGCAGTGCAAATTCTTTCTGACCTGAAAAAAAATAAAGATAATTATTCCGGAGTGAATATTAAGCTTATGAAAGCCGGCGGACTAAGGAACGCACTACAGATGATCAAATTGGCAAGACAACTAAACCTGAAAATTATGCTGGGCTGTATGACCGAAACTTCTTGTGCAATTACTGCAGCTTCACATTTGGCTCCATTGGCTGACTGGATTGACTTAGATGGGGCAAAATTAATTTCAAATGATCTGTTTGATGGAATGCAGATAAAGAATGGTGAAATTGATATTCCGGCAGATTCTGGTTTAGGAATTAGTAAAAAGTTGACGTAA
- the dinB gene encoding DNA polymerase IV yields the protein MRTIFHLDLDAFFVSVERILDPSQKGKPVIVGGDPKIGRGVVAACSYEARVYGLHSAMPIRTAYKLCPHGIYIHGSHGEYSHFSKAVKNILLQYAPIVQQASIDEFYMDFTGCRNVYGSLFSFASFLQKEIWERISLPCSIGIGSNKTIAKIGSDCMKPNGITYIFSGMEKEFLAPMPVEAIPGVGKVTLQDFHSKGIYRIGDITKLPQDYFAAAYGKYGIDLYKKACGEGNEYLIVDNYEQKSISHERTFADVTSKQFLKEKLFKLTGKVCQELRDMDWLASNVHIKLRYSDFNTLTRSRMIKPTDDDKTIFEEAWKMLIKALTRRVAVRLIGIGLSKFSKFSEQQELFEWEEIKRRRMLRAVTKIRDKYGYGMINIGFQ from the coding sequence ATGCGCACAATTTTCCACTTAGATCTCGATGCATTCTTTGTTTCAGTTGAAAGGATTCTTGATCCTTCACAGAAAGGAAAACCAGTAATAGTTGGTGGTGATCCAAAGATTGGAAGGGGAGTTGTTGCAGCCTGTTCGTATGAAGCAAGAGTTTACGGACTTCATTCAGCTATGCCGATCAGAACTGCATACAAACTTTGTCCACACGGAATTTATATTCACGGAAGTCATGGTGAGTATTCACATTTCTCAAAAGCTGTAAAAAATATTCTTCTGCAATACGCACCCATTGTTCAGCAGGCATCTATCGATGAATTCTATATGGACTTTACCGGATGCAGGAATGTTTACGGTTCATTGTTTTCGTTTGCTTCTTTTCTTCAAAAAGAAATTTGGGAAAGAATATCACTTCCTTGCTCGATTGGGATTGGCAGCAACAAAACTATCGCAAAGATTGGTTCAGATTGTATGAAGCCGAATGGAATAACATATATTTTTTCCGGAATGGAAAAAGAATTTCTTGCTCCAATGCCTGTTGAAGCAATTCCCGGTGTTGGAAAAGTTACTTTGCAGGATTTTCATTCAAAAGGAATTTACAGAATAGGTGATATAACAAAACTTCCACAGGATTATTTTGCTGCAGCTTATGGTAAATATGGAATTGATCTTTACAAAAAAGCTTGTGGTGAAGGAAACGAGTACCTGATAGTTGACAACTATGAACAAAAAAGTATTTCACACGAAAGAACTTTCGCTGATGTTACAAGCAAACAATTTCTTAAAGAAAAACTATTTAAACTCACAGGAAAAGTCTGCCAGGAACTCAGAGATATGGATTGGCTGGCTTCAAATGTTCATATAAAATTGCGTTACTCTGACTTTAATACATTAACGCGTTCTAGAATGATAAAACCAACAGATGATGATAAAACGATATTTGAAGAAGCATGGAAAATGTTGATAAAGGCACTTACAAGAAGAGTTGCAGTAAGATTGATTGGTATTGGATTGAGCAAGTTTTCAAAATTTTCTGAACAGCAGGAACTCTTTGAATGGGAAGAAATAAAAAGAAGACGAATGTTGAGAGCAGTTACAAAAATTCGGGATAAATATGGCTACGGAATGATAAATATAGGTTTTCAATAA
- a CDS encoding PAS domain S-box protein translates to MSEQLIINNPQPIYVYDKESLRFITANKAALDLYGYSLDEFLQLDLTDLYTSEDIQYLLGSSQEIFKDGQFSKPFKQRMKDGNYIYVRMSRIDFQYEGTDSYLNILENVSNLTENENKKQIFKAAFDNTSDMIFVTDPNGKITFVNDSVCRLLGVAKNEILNTDITLNCGEEDKVFINDSVFHSHIKETVNFTVELITSEGRLLESEVISTPVFDTENNIDSFTLIAKPTLEPKISTSKVTTERGESNTQKGPVLTPQPDQEKNFIDSTFLSGLFHEILTPMNVILGFTQELVESIDSPSPEQKEALDIINQNRASILGLMNTIIEFADTQYNKDAAEISEIPVTEIIENYEKNLNEITGIRDIEFAYGKISSSLRFGIDKKKLVNLLNIIFRFIGRISSQKKLYFSAYPAESDSFNISISDNFGKSTPHLVDTLKSLFLEKQDPKTFNLSKLTMQIVYTLLERLNGKFIIVNDNTEKRDIAFNFPINMSQKNESPVAHEPEKFIVHSNENKNFDDSKNTHENKFETEPQFASEDSESQLLNLGEEIIIEEESISERDRKHTKQTVPVAAAIESKEYVKKNVGKLEKQPEESAEELVITEQKQFINENPDFKKSKNGISSLRCLYIEDQVDSQILFKVQMKDLKNIQFAASFEEALPLLDSNEFDFIIMDINLQGEYNGLDALKVIHQIPKFQKIPVIAVTAYVLPGDKEKFIATGFTDFISKPIFRDKLVESLNKIFVN, encoded by the coding sequence ATGTCCGAACAGTTAATAATAAATAATCCACAGCCAATTTATGTTTATGATAAAGAAAGTCTTCGGTTCATTACTGCAAATAAAGCGGCTCTTGATCTTTATGGTTACTCTCTCGATGAATTTCTTCAACTCGATCTGACAGATTTATACACTTCAGAAGATATTCAATATCTTCTTGGATCATCACAAGAAATTTTTAAAGATGGTCAATTCAGCAAACCGTTTAAACAACGAATGAAAGATGGTAACTATATTTATGTAAGAATGAGCCGGATTGATTTTCAATACGAAGGTACGGATTCGTATTTGAATATTCTTGAGAATGTTTCAAACCTCACTGAGAATGAGAATAAAAAGCAAATCTTCAAAGCTGCTTTTGATAATACAAGTGACATGATTTTTGTGACAGATCCCAATGGAAAAATTACTTTTGTGAACGATTCGGTCTGCAGATTATTAGGGGTTGCAAAGAATGAAATTCTGAATACCGACATTACTCTTAATTGTGGAGAAGAAGACAAGGTATTTATCAATGATTCTGTATTTCATTCTCATATAAAGGAAACAGTGAATTTTACTGTCGAACTGATTACATCGGAAGGCAGACTTTTAGAAAGTGAAGTGATTTCGACACCGGTATTTGACACAGAAAATAATATTGATTCGTTTACATTAATTGCAAAACCTACACTTGAACCCAAGATTTCAACTTCAAAGGTTACGACTGAGCGAGGTGAATCTAATACTCAGAAAGGACCTGTTTTAACACCACAACCAGATCAGGAAAAAAATTTCATTGATAGTACTTTTCTTTCCGGTTTATTCCATGAAATTTTAACTCCAATGAATGTTATACTGGGATTCACACAAGAGTTGGTTGAAAGTATTGATTCACCATCACCGGAACAGAAGGAAGCACTTGATATAATTAACCAGAATCGTGCATCAATACTTGGGCTAATGAACACAATAATCGAATTTGCTGATACACAGTATAATAAAGATGCTGCTGAAATTTCGGAAATACCAGTTACAGAAATAATTGAAAATTATGAAAAGAATTTAAATGAAATTACCGGTATCAGAGACATTGAATTTGCTTATGGGAAAATTTCATCATCTTTACGATTTGGAATTGATAAAAAGAAATTAGTAAATCTTCTAAACATAATTTTTCGTTTCATTGGAAGGATTTCTTCACAGAAAAAATTGTATTTCTCTGCTTACCCTGCTGAGAGTGACAGTTTTAATATCTCGATCTCAGACAATTTTGGTAAATCTACACCACATCTTGTTGATACGCTCAAATCATTGTTTTTGGAAAAACAAGATCCAAAAACTTTTAATCTTTCAAAATTGACGATGCAGATAGTTTATACCCTGTTAGAGAGGTTAAATGGGAAATTTATTATTGTGAATGATAATACTGAAAAGCGGGATATTGCATTTAACTTCCCTATAAATATGTCACAAAAGAATGAATCTCCTGTAGCACATGAACCTGAAAAATTTATTGTACATTCAAATGAAAATAAAAATTTCGATGATAGTAAAAACACTCATGAAAATAAATTTGAAACAGAACCTCAGTTTGCGTCAGAAGATTCTGAATCACAATTATTAAATCTTGGCGAAGAAATAATAATTGAAGAAGAATCAATATCTGAAAGAGATAGAAAACATACTAAACAAACTGTTCCTGTTGCAGCAGCAATTGAATCAAAGGAGTATGTGAAGAAGAACGTAGGAAAATTAGAAAAGCAACCGGAAGAGAGTGCTGAAGAATTAGTCATTACCGAACAAAAGCAGTTTATAAATGAAAATCCTGACTTCAAGAAAAGCAAGAATGGTATTTCTTCCTTAAGATGTCTCTACATAGAAGATCAGGTAGATTCTCAGATACTCTTTAAAGTTCAAATGAAAGACTTAAAGAATATTCAATTTGCAGCCAGCTTTGAAGAAGCGTTACCTTTACTCGATTCAAATGAATTTGATTTTATTATAATGGATATCAATCTCCAGGGTGAATACAATGGACTTGATGCATTAAAAGTAATCCACCAAATTCCTAAGTTTCAAAAAATTCCTGTAATTGCAGTTACGGCTTATGTATTACCTGGTGATAAAGAAAAATTTATTGCTACTGGTTTTACAGATTTTATCTCCAAGCCAATTTTCAGAGATAAATTGGTCGAATCTCTGAACAAAATTTTCGTTAACTGA
- a CDS encoding DUF72 domain-containing protein, with protein sequence MPKYFIGTAGWSYKDWVPSFYPKQQSGKFDWLQFYSHYFNCVEVNSTYYTYLSPKIVEGWIKKVTDSEDFIFHIKLHQDFTHKRKFDEQSIKAVRYNLDILSNAERLGGLLIQFPYSFSYNNTATQFIQELKDIFNNYKCFVEVRHLSWQNQKAFEFFKENDLTYCTIDQPQIGQAIPFEPIITNERAYIRFHGRNVEAWKRSINSFGKEQSYEERSERYKYLYSPGELIEIEQKIKSIQSKVKEVHVIMNNHPQGDAVANAFELIHLLEEKDKVEMPGTVIKAYPRLEELFVN encoded by the coding sequence ATGCCAAAATATTTTATCGGAACAGCAGGATGGTCTTATAAAGACTGGGTGCCGTCATTTTATCCAAAACAGCAATCTGGAAAATTTGATTGGCTTCAGTTCTATTCGCATTATTTTAATTGTGTAGAGGTGAACTCAACATATTATACTTATCTCAGTCCAAAAATAGTTGAAGGATGGATTAAGAAAGTAACTGACAGTGAAGATTTCATTTTCCACATAAAGCTTCATCAGGATTTTACACATAAAAGAAAATTTGATGAACAAAGTATTAAAGCTGTAAGATACAATCTGGATATTCTGTCGAATGCAGAAAGACTTGGTGGATTGCTGATTCAATTTCCATATTCATTCTCATATAATAATACTGCTACTCAGTTCATTCAGGAACTGAAAGATATTTTTAACAACTATAAATGTTTTGTTGAAGTGAGACATTTATCCTGGCAAAACCAGAAAGCTTTTGAATTTTTCAAAGAAAATGATCTTACTTATTGCACAATTGATCAACCGCAGATAGGACAGGCAATTCCATTTGAACCAATAATTACAAATGAAAGAGCTTACATCCGTTTTCACGGAAGAAATGTTGAAGCATGGAAGAGATCAATAAATAGTTTTGGTAAAGAACAGTCTTATGAAGAACGAAGCGAACGATACAAATATCTTTATTCTCCAGGTGAGCTGATTGAAATTGAGCAGAAGATAAAATCAATTCAATCAAAAGTAAAAGAAGTTCATGTTATAATGAACAACCATCCACAGGGAGATGCAGTTGCAAATGCATTTGAGCTTATTCATCTGCTGGAAGAAAAAGATAAAGTTGAAATGCCGGGAACGGTAATTAAGGCTTATCCAAGGTTGGAGGAATTGTTTGTTAACTGA
- a CDS encoding type II toxin-antitoxin system RelE/ParE family toxin, whose protein sequence is MWKIQYTQKAIKSFEKVNPDVIKNLRVAIEKLKSQPDLGKQLTGPLKGLRSLRIGDYRIIYKKEKEVFVILVITIGHRKEVYKT, encoded by the coding sequence GTGTGGAAGATTCAGTACACTCAGAAGGCAATAAAGTCTTTTGAAAAAGTAAATCCTGATGTAATAAAAAATCTACGAGTTGCAATTGAGAAATTAAAATCGCAACCGGATTTAGGAAAACAATTAACAGGTCCATTAAAGGGATTAAGATCATTAAGAATCGGTGATTACCGTATAATTTATAAGAAGGAAAAAGAAGTATTTGTTATTTTAGTAATAACAATTGGACATAGAAAAGAAGTTTATAAAACATAA
- a CDS encoding nucleotidyl transferase AbiEii/AbiGii toxin family protein: MQTLQDLEKLEIEILELLNSIKVLDYLYFGGGTMLRLCHNLNRYSTDLNFWLDKKSDSKSIYAKCREQLSAAYRLTDSANKKFTLLFELKAPSVSRSMKIEIRKEQTDIDWERRIAFSRYTNKQVMVKSLSLNQMMKNKIEALISRKLIRDAFDLEFLLMRGVDLPDNKDKLSKALQIINNFKEQEYKVTLGSILEEKDRKFYLENKFKLLKEELIKNINFPK; this comes from the coding sequence ATGCAAACGCTACAAGATTTAGAGAAGCTGGAAATTGAAATACTTGAGTTACTAAACAGCATCAAAGTCCTTGATTATCTTTACTTTGGTGGAGGAACTATGTTGCGGCTTTGTCATAATCTCAACCGTTATTCAACCGACTTGAATTTTTGGCTGGATAAGAAATCGGATTCAAAATCAATTTATGCAAAGTGTAGAGAACAGTTATCCGCCGCTTACAGGTTAACTGATTCAGCAAACAAAAAATTTACTCTCTTGTTTGAACTTAAAGCACCTTCTGTATCAAGAAGTATGAAAATCGAAATCCGTAAAGAACAAACAGATATTGACTGGGAAAGAAGAATTGCCTTTTCCAGATACACTAACAAACAGGTAATGGTTAAATCTCTTTCGTTAAATCAAATGATGAAAAATAAAATAGAAGCACTGATATCAAGAAAACTTATCCGTGATGCATTTGATCTTGAATTCCTTCTAATGCGTGGTGTAGATTTACCGGATAACAAAGATAAACTTTCAAAAGCTCTTCAAATCATAAATAATTTCAAAGAACAAGAATATAAAGTAACACTTGGTTCCATACTCGAAGAAAAAGACAGAAAATTTTACCTCGAGAATAAATTCAAACTTCTTAAAGAAGAATTAATAAAAAACATAAACTTTCCTAAATAA
- the lexA gene encoding transcriptional repressor LexA, protein MKKELTETQKDILNFLIDQIKGKGIPPTLAEVASHFGYKNRATVQQHFGAIEKKGFIKKNPKLSRGIELTLEDKFFVPKPVLGEVAAGNPLTIYPDAIDTIELPTIAKMPKDSFLLRVKGDSLKEAYIFNGDIVIVNPNLEPKNGQIIAAILDDAAVVKRFYKKKNEIELVSENPDYKPIIIEKKYLSFKLVGIVVGVYRSMEKKKVG, encoded by the coding sequence ATGAAAAAGGAATTGACCGAAACTCAGAAAGATATTCTTAATTTTTTAATTGATCAGATAAAAGGAAAGGGAATTCCTCCAACTTTAGCTGAAGTTGCATCACACTTTGGCTATAAAAACAGAGCTACGGTACAGCAGCATTTTGGAGCAATAGAGAAAAAAGGATTTATCAAAAAAAATCCAAAGTTATCTCGTGGTATTGAACTAACTCTTGAAGATAAATTTTTTGTTCCCAAACCTGTTCTCGGTGAAGTAGCTGCAGGAAATCCACTAACTATTTATCCTGATGCAATTGATACAATTGAACTGCCCACTATTGCTAAAATGCCAAAAGATTCATTTCTACTTCGGGTTAAAGGAGATAGTTTAAAGGAAGCTTATATTTTTAATGGTGATATTGTAATAGTAAACCCAAATCTGGAACCAAAAAACGGACAAATCATTGCTGCTATTCTTGATGATGCTGCAGTGGTCAAAAGATTTTATAAAAAGAAAAATGAAATAGAACTCGTTTCAGAAAATCCAGATTACAAACCAATAATTATTGAAAAAAAATATTTATCGTTTAAACTGGTGGGAATTGTAGTTGGTGTTTATAGGAGTATGGAAAAGAAAAAAGTGGGGTAA
- a CDS encoding response regulator → MNGENSSLLIVEDNHESQLIIKTLLRNKYRTSIASTVSDAMTQISRDHFDLILLDLNLNSGGNGKTLLQQMKMDERSKNIPVIITTAYDLNPEEEKFFQKNANGFLQKPIDKKKLIQAIEKVLNSIQPAKL, encoded by the coding sequence ATGAATGGGGAAAATAGTTCTCTACTTATTGTAGAAGATAATCACGAATCTCAGTTAATTATAAAAACACTGCTTCGAAACAAGTATCGGACAAGTATTGCATCAACAGTTTCGGACGCAATGACTCAAATTTCTCGTGATCACTTCGATCTCATTTTACTTGACCTGAATCTTAACAGTGGAGGCAATGGTAAAACCCTGCTTCAACAAATGAAAATGGATGAGCGAAGCAAAAATATTCCTGTAATTATCACTACTGCTTATGATTTAAATCCCGAAGAGGAAAAGTTCTTCCAAAAGAATGCAAATGGATTTTTACAAAAACCGATTGATAAAAAAAAACTAATTCAAGCGATTGAAAAGGTGCTTAACTCAATTCAGCCCGCTAAATTATAA